A genomic region of Trichothermofontia sichuanensis B231 contains the following coding sequences:
- a CDS encoding Rho termination factor N-terminal domain-containing protein, with the protein MPKKVSVEVVQPVTLQESFDLSLNKLKRMKQRMQASDRELYRAVGEFATVATATAQAAADLLDETLPALPEPQPDSPEPSAPSRLRDRLQAHRASLRQEADELLCTATTDADIDRALRLEQLLGYIEHRLTQLASEQPQTDLTRLTVMQLRKLAKEKGLKVAAKANKQALIQQIQNTQTP; encoded by the coding sequence ATGCCCAAGAAGGTAAGTGTGGAGGTTGTGCAGCCTGTCACCCTCCAGGAGAGTTTTGACCTGAGCCTTAACAAACTAAAGCGTATGAAACAGCGGATGCAGGCGAGCGATCGCGAACTGTATCGGGCGGTGGGCGAATTCGCCACCGTGGCAACAGCCACCGCCCAAGCCGCCGCCGATCTCCTGGACGAGACCCTCCCAGCCCTCCCAGAGCCACAGCCCGATTCACCAGAGCCATCCGCCCCTTCCCGCCTTCGCGATCGCTTGCAAGCCCACCGCGCGAGCTTACGCCAGGAAGCCGACGAACTGTTGTGTACGGCAACCACCGACGCCGATATTGATCGTGCCCTGCGCCTTGAACAACTGCTGGGCTATATCGAACATCGTCTGACCCAACTCGCTTCAGAGCAGCCCCAAACTGATTTAACCAGGCTAACCGTCATGCAACTGCGCAAACTGGCCAAAGAAAAGGGCCTGAAAGTGGCCGCCAAAGCCAACAAACAGGCCCTCATCCAGCAAATCCAGAATACTCAAACCCCTTAA
- a CDS encoding DUF3352 domain-containing protein — translation MHLKQKLSALIGAALVVAGGGAAYYYLKLQPTRIGNPLAAAQVLPNSVVMATYITTTPGAWRALQSFGTPAAQAAISRNWVALQPDFLREANLSYPADIQPWINGLMIAVVPETPTASPAPDSAAMWQPLLLLGIRDRAKALQTANKLRTMAGVTLMETPISGITLTEVTTPQGITFAAVLGDFLALSPQRSAIEAAIAAYQGEQPTWASQTAVQALLSEDWGMETPLIRLYLPDYAAWQQQMSQLGLQGGAPLPVVTGAAVQSIALGIGVDAVGLRFQAVIHLREAAPIVDYQPTAGQVLAQFPGTTMALISGQNLAAIGSALNSASGENRPNLGQALLQGQSERWGVDLSAVNFDWLGGEFGLGAIALATDAPTQRWGGALVLEVNDRAAAEATLTQLNTLAAARGYQVRPGRMGDRPVTTWQHTQNATWLGYGWQDPNFLFIALSGGPSTLAQLALAPTAPLSQQPRFRALTQRLPSPNAGYLYLDVEQITTLLQLNVAQRHHTGTLVRLAPLLPTDAIALLNAVQGIGLTMTWPQPRRGEMTMVIALKRP, via the coding sequence ATGCACTTGAAACAGAAACTTTCTGCCCTTATTGGGGCTGCCCTAGTCGTGGCTGGTGGGGGGGCGGCCTACTATTACTTGAAGCTCCAACCCACGAGGATTGGGAACCCACTGGCTGCTGCCCAGGTTCTGCCCAACTCCGTGGTTATGGCTACCTATATCACCACGACGCCGGGGGCCTGGCGTGCGTTGCAGTCTTTTGGGACCCCTGCGGCCCAGGCAGCGATCAGTCGGAATTGGGTTGCGCTTCAGCCTGACTTTTTGCGAGAGGCCAATCTGTCCTATCCGGCGGATATTCAACCCTGGATCAATGGCTTAATGATTGCGGTTGTCCCCGAAACACCTACCGCCTCGCCCGCTCCTGACTCGGCTGCGATGTGGCAACCCTTACTGCTGTTGGGCATTCGCGATCGCGCAAAAGCATTACAAACGGCGAATAAACTGCGGACAATGGCCGGGGTAACCCTGATGGAAACGCCTATCTCTGGGATAACCCTAACGGAAGTGACGACCCCCCAGGGTATCACCTTTGCTGCTGTTTTAGGGGATTTTCTGGCCTTGTCTCCCCAGCGCTCAGCCATCGAGGCGGCGATTGCGGCGTATCAGGGTGAGCAACCTACCTGGGCTAGTCAAACGGCAGTTCAGGCGCTACTGTCCGAAGATTGGGGGATGGAGACCCCGCTCATTCGACTGTATCTTCCCGACTACGCCGCTTGGCAACAGCAGATGTCGCAGTTGGGTTTGCAAGGAGGGGCACCCTTACCTGTTGTTACAGGTGCAGCAGTCCAGTCGATCGCGCTGGGGATAGGTGTGGATGCGGTGGGGCTACGGTTTCAGGCGGTGATCCACCTGCGGGAGGCTGCCCCCATAGTCGACTATCAACCCACTGCCGGTCAGGTCTTGGCCCAGTTTCCCGGTACGACGATGGCCTTGATCAGTGGTCAAAATTTGGCGGCGATCGGGTCTGCCCTGAACTCTGCATCAGGAGAAAACCGCCCCAATCTGGGACAAGCCTTACTCCAAGGGCAGTCTGAGCGCTGGGGGGTCGATCTCAGCGCCGTGAATTTTGACTGGCTGGGTGGTGAGTTTGGCCTGGGGGCGATCGCACTTGCCACGGATGCGCCAACCCAGCGTTGGGGGGGAGCATTGGTCCTGGAAGTTAACGATCGGGCAGCGGCTGAGGCAACTCTTACCCAACTCAATACCCTGGCGGCGGCCAGAGGCTACCAAGTCCGTCCGGGTAGGATGGGCGATCGCCCCGTGACGACCTGGCAACATACCCAAAACGCCACTTGGTTGGGTTATGGGTGGCAGGACCCCAACTTCCTGTTCATAGCCCTGAGTGGCGGACCAAGCACCTTGGCGCAACTGGCATTAGCCCCCACTGCTCCCCTGAGCCAACAGCCGCGCTTCCGAGCGCTCACCCAACGCCTGCCCAGCCCGAACGCAGGGTATCTTTACCTGGATGTGGAGCAAATTACCACGCTCCTACAGTTGAATGTTGCCCAGCGTCATCACACGGGCACACTGGTGCGATTGGCGCCCCTACTGCCCACGGATGCGATCGCGCTGCTGAATGCCGTGCAGGGGATTGGCCTGACGATGACCTGGCCCCAGCCCCGACGCGGGGAGATGACGATGGTGATTGCCCTCAAACGCCCATAA
- a CDS encoding transporter substrate-binding domain-containing protein yields MIQIPGLVSPHWRPIVVRAVVTTVATTLALTAMQGSSWGQMAAEPLAATPMSQKTLTMGTAADYPPFQFKLEGSDEIQGFEIELANYIAAQLGFAIKLEDMNFEALIPALRAKRLDFAMAGITPTPERERLVDFSQVYFNARPAIVLSQGTRITEPGDFAGKAIGVQTGTIHAAQMNALAQTIANLQVKAWPTVTEMMQALQAGDVDAIILEESVAKLYAAGSPTLQVVPMLGEAQELIAIAFPPGSEYVADFNRVLQEMANNGELDRLVKKWFEQQ; encoded by the coding sequence ATGATTCAAATTCCAGGCTTGGTATCCCCCCATTGGCGACCGATCGTTGTCCGCGCGGTGGTAACGACCGTAGCCACAACCCTAGCTTTGACGGCAATGCAAGGATCAAGTTGGGGGCAAATGGCGGCAGAGCCTCTGGCGGCCACCCCCATGTCTCAGAAGACCTTAACAATGGGGACGGCGGCTGATTATCCCCCGTTTCAGTTCAAACTAGAAGGCTCTGATGAGATTCAAGGGTTTGAAATTGAGTTGGCGAATTACATTGCTGCCCAACTGGGATTCGCGATCAAGCTAGAGGATATGAACTTTGAAGCGCTCATTCCAGCGCTGCGGGCAAAACGCCTGGACTTTGCGATGGCGGGGATAACCCCCACCCCTGAGCGGGAACGTCTGGTGGATTTCTCTCAAGTCTATTTCAATGCGCGGCCTGCGATCGTGCTCTCGCAGGGGACTCGCATCACAGAACCTGGTGATTTTGCTGGCAAGGCGATCGGGGTACAAACGGGTACCATCCATGCCGCCCAAATGAATGCTCTTGCCCAGACGATCGCGAATTTACAGGTGAAGGCTTGGCCCACGGTCACAGAAATGATGCAGGCACTTCAAGCGGGCGACGTGGATGCCATCATCCTGGAGGAAAGTGTGGCTAAACTCTATGCAGCGGGTAGTCCAACCCTGCAAGTGGTGCCAATGCTGGGGGAAGCCCAGGAACTGATCGCGATCGCGTTTCCCCCCGGCTCAGAATACGTGGCCGACTTTAATCGGGTCCTCCAGGAGATGGCCAACAATGGCGAACTGGATCGCCTCGTTAAAAAATGGTTCGAGCAACAGTGA
- the ilvN gene encoding acetolactate synthase small subunit yields MKHTLSVLVEDEAGVLSRISGLFARRGFNIESLAVGPAEQPGISRITMVVPGDDQVIEQLTKQLYKLINVLKVQDVTEVPCVERELMLVKVNAPSTSRTEVLEIAQIFRARAVDVSDDSLILEVVGDPGKMVAIVQMLQKFGIREIARTGKIVLTRESGVNTELLKSLEARLGSAKV; encoded by the coding sequence ATGAAACACACACTCTCTGTTCTGGTTGAAGATGAAGCGGGGGTGCTCTCCCGCATTTCTGGTCTGTTTGCCCGTCGGGGCTTTAATATCGAAAGCCTAGCGGTAGGGCCAGCCGAACAACCGGGAATCTCTCGCATCACGATGGTGGTGCCTGGGGATGATCAGGTTATTGAGCAATTGACGAAGCAACTCTACAAGTTGATCAATGTGCTCAAGGTTCAGGATGTGACGGAAGTCCCCTGCGTGGAGCGGGAGTTGATGCTGGTGAAGGTCAATGCCCCCAGCACCAGCCGGACTGAGGTCTTGGAGATTGCCCAAATTTTCCGAGCGCGGGCAGTGGATGTGTCGGATGATTCCCTCATCCTGGAAGTGGTGGGTGACCCCGGCAAGATGGTGGCGATCGTGCAAATGTTACAAAAGTTTGGCATTCGCGAAATTGCCCGTACCGGTAAGATCGTCCTGACCCGCGAGTCGGGGGTTAACACTGAGTTGCTCAAGTCCCTGGAAGCCCGTTTAGGGAGTGCCAAGGTTTAA
- a CDS encoding peptidoglycan-binding domain-containing protein, which produces MNTSGSAAAWVYCRHLFGTATQRPSRSGWGLRSLILAVVLLLTLGIGEMAWALRRGNRGPEVTALQVGLRNAGFFQGQATGYYGSKTEAAVRNFQRAYGLPVDGVAGPNTLSMLYATNRPPLLVVPGTPYQFISYPYSPCTPCTYPANTPGSGGVLVQPTYWVNPNGNYWTYPNTNYVVTPMMVNPGTTGVLQRPIVDPNSYYYYRR; this is translated from the coding sequence ATGAATACGTCTGGTTCCGCTGCCGCTTGGGTGTATTGTCGACATCTTTTCGGTACAGCCACGCAGAGGCCCTCGCGATCGGGCTGGGGCCTGCGGTCACTCATCCTGGCAGTTGTGCTCCTGCTAACATTGGGTATTGGGGAGATGGCCTGGGCACTGCGGCGCGGTAATCGCGGCCCAGAAGTTACGGCGCTTCAGGTGGGCCTACGCAATGCGGGCTTTTTCCAAGGTCAAGCGACGGGTTACTATGGCAGTAAAACGGAGGCAGCGGTGCGCAATTTCCAACGCGCCTATGGCCTCCCGGTGGATGGAGTGGCTGGCCCGAATACCTTGTCTATGCTCTACGCCACCAACCGCCCACCCTTGCTCGTTGTTCCGGGTACCCCCTACCAGTTCATCAGCTATCCCTATAGTCCCTGCACGCCCTGTACCTATCCTGCTAATACCCCTGGTAGCGGGGGCGTGCTGGTGCAACCGACCTATTGGGTGAATCCCAATGGTAACTATTGGACCTATCCCAACACGAATTATGTCGTTACCCCAATGATGGTTAATCCAGGGACTACGGGGGTCCTTCAGCGCCCGATCGTCGACCCCAACAGCTATTACTATTACCGACGATAG
- a CDS encoding DUF4214 domain-containing protein codes for MTLRLHPLLWLGGTVTVATIVVSLSGSQPAAAQNSTICQSLDFQRTRCSINTRHGIELVEELSERSCRNRWSYSRNRNYVEVWDGCRASFRAKRSSGNHWSNNDRTDYYDDLNRIYRDVLGRDIDRRGYRAYSEQLARGRMTLSEVRREVASSEEARQAINQIYREVLGRDADPQGLRTYQRRLVDGWTLRQVRRELENSDEARNRRRR; via the coding sequence ATGACACTTCGTTTACACCCGCTCCTGTGGCTAGGGGGAACGGTTACGGTAGCGACGATCGTCGTTAGCCTCAGTGGTAGCCAACCGGCAGCGGCTCAAAACTCAACTATTTGTCAGAGCCTTGATTTTCAGCGCACGCGCTGTTCGATTAATACCCGCCACGGCATTGAACTGGTGGAAGAACTCTCCGAGCGCTCCTGCCGCAACCGCTGGAGCTATAGCCGTAACCGCAATTATGTGGAAGTGTGGGATGGTTGCCGCGCCTCATTCCGGGCCAAGCGAAGTTCGGGTAATCATTGGAGCAATAACGATCGCACCGACTACTACGACGACCTCAACCGGATCTACCGGGATGTGCTGGGGCGAGATATCGATCGGCGGGGTTACCGAGCGTATTCGGAACAACTGGCGCGTGGCCGGATGACCCTTTCCGAAGTCCGGCGTGAGGTGGCGAGTAGCGAAGAGGCCCGACAGGCCATTAACCAGATCTACCGGGAAGTCCTCGGTCGGGATGCTGATCCCCAAGGATTACGCACCTATCAACGTCGTCTGGTCGATGGCTGGACCCTACGCCAAGTGCGGCGAGAACTGGAAAACAGCGACGAAGCCAGAAATCGACGGCGACGGTAG
- a CDS encoding Gfo/Idh/MocA family protein — translation MQRNQPEPIRIGVIGVGNMGQHHTRVLSLLKDVELVGVADINVERGINTASKYRVRFFEDYRDLLPHVDAVCIAVPTRLHHAVGMTCLQQGVHVLIEKPIAASITEAESLVNAAAEYQCILQVGHIERFNPAFQELSKVLKTEELLALEAHRMSPYSDRANDVSVVLDLMIHDIDLMIELAAAPVVKLTASGSGISSSGYLDYVTATLGFANGIVATLTSSKVTHRKIRRIAAHCKNSLTEADFLNNEILIHRQTTANYMTDYGQVLYRQDGLIEKVYTSNIEPLHAELEHFVGCVRGGNQPSVGGEQALKALRLASLIEQMALDGQTWQESELAKQLTRTANVAPIAV, via the coding sequence ATGCAGCGCAACCAGCCTGAACCGATTCGGATTGGGGTGATTGGCGTGGGCAACATGGGCCAACACCATACCCGTGTACTGAGTCTGTTGAAAGATGTGGAGTTGGTCGGTGTAGCCGATATCAATGTCGAACGCGGGATCAACACCGCTAGCAAGTATCGTGTCCGCTTTTTTGAGGACTATCGGGATCTGTTACCCCATGTAGATGCGGTGTGCATTGCTGTGCCCACCCGACTACACCATGCGGTGGGGATGACCTGTTTACAGCAGGGGGTCCATGTCCTGATTGAGAAGCCGATCGCGGCGAGCATTACGGAGGCGGAGTCCCTGGTAAATGCGGCGGCGGAGTACCAATGTATCTTACAAGTTGGGCATATTGAACGGTTTAACCCGGCGTTCCAGGAATTGAGTAAGGTGCTCAAGACTGAGGAGCTGCTGGCGCTGGAGGCCCATCGCATGAGTCCCTACTCCGATCGCGCCAATGATGTGTCGGTGGTGCTGGATTTAATGATCCATGACATTGACCTGATGATTGAGTTGGCGGCGGCACCAGTGGTGAAGCTGACGGCCAGTGGCAGTGGGATTTCCAGTTCGGGCTATCTGGATTATGTGACGGCCACGTTGGGCTTTGCCAATGGCATCGTGGCGACGTTAACGTCGAGCAAGGTGACGCATCGCAAGATTCGCCGGATTGCGGCCCATTGTAAGAATTCGCTGACGGAAGCGGATTTTCTCAATAATGAGATCCTGATCCATCGCCAGACGACGGCTAACTATATGACCGACTATGGTCAGGTGCTCTACCGGCAGGATGGGTTGATTGAGAAGGTCTATACCAGCAACATTGAGCCGCTCCATGCAGAGTTGGAACACTTTGTCGGCTGTGTGCGGGGGGGGAATCAACCGTCGGTGGGCGGTGAGCAGGCGCTCAAGGCTCTAAGGCTGGCAAGTTTGATTGAACAGATGGCGCTGGATGGTCAAACTTGGCAGGAGTCGGAGTTGGCGAAGCAGTTGACGCGGACGGCAAATGTGGCACCGATCGCGGTTTGA
- the egtD gene encoding L-histidine N(alpha)-methyltransferase, which yields MTLTPSPVAATMVAASPVAYADTDRLHLIKLIPPSQDGDFPGGTLREPTQIEAEEVIAGLTQTPKTIPCRYFYDDRGSQLFERICQLPEYYLTRTEDQILRQCACAIADLTGPCELVELGSGSASKTRHLLNAYDRLGGPFYYAPIDISASILEAGAQQLLADYPRLQVRAWVATYEQALANLPPPSLPNRLICFLGSTLGNFAPAACDRFFQQVSAALQPGGYFLLGVDLQKDVAILEAAYNDRQGVTAAFNLNLLSHLNRRFAGNFVVEHFQHRAIYNPHEHQIEMYLDCQQAQTVQLQTLDFETTIAAGEAILTEISRKFELTSLINQLQSHHLHHRHTWTDPQHWFALILCQRLVT from the coding sequence ATGACTCTAACGCCCAGTCCCGTTGCTGCGACGATGGTGGCGGCCTCTCCCGTTGCCTACGCCGATACCGATCGCCTGCACCTTATCAAGCTCATCCCCCCCAGCCAGGACGGCGATTTCCCTGGGGGAACGCTTCGCGAACCCACTCAGATTGAGGCCGAAGAGGTGATCGCAGGTCTCACCCAAACCCCGAAAACGATCCCCTGTCGCTACTTTTATGACGATCGTGGGTCCCAATTATTTGAACGCATTTGCCAATTACCGGAATACTATCTGACCCGCACCGAAGATCAAATTTTGCGGCAATGCGCGTGTGCGATCGCCGATCTCACCGGTCCTTGCGAATTGGTGGAGTTGGGAAGCGGGAGTGCTAGTAAAACCCGCCATTTATTAAATGCCTATGATCGGCTAGGGGGACCTTTCTACTATGCGCCGATCGACATCAGTGCCAGTATTCTGGAGGCCGGTGCCCAGCAGTTGCTCGCGGACTATCCCCGGCTTCAGGTTCGGGCCTGGGTGGCCACCTATGAACAAGCCCTGGCAAACTTACCCCCCCCATCCCTGCCCAACCGCCTGATTTGTTTCCTGGGTAGCACCCTGGGCAATTTTGCTCCAGCCGCCTGCGATCGCTTTTTCCAGCAAGTCAGCGCGGCCCTCCAGCCAGGGGGTTATTTCCTCCTAGGTGTCGACCTCCAGAAAGACGTAGCCATCCTCGAAGCGGCCTACAACGATCGACAGGGGGTGACAGCGGCCTTTAACCTCAACCTGTTAAGCCATCTGAATCGACGCTTTGCTGGCAACTTTGTGGTTGAACACTTCCAGCATCGTGCTATTTACAACCCCCACGAGCACCAGATTGAAATGTACCTCGACTGTCAGCAAGCCCAAACGGTGCAGTTACAAACCCTGGATTTTGAGACCACGATCGCCGCTGGCGAAGCCATCCTGACCGAAATTTCCCGCAAATTTGAGCTAACGTCCCTTATCAACCAGTTACAAAGCCACCACCTGCATCACCGTCACACCTGGACTGATCCCCAGCACTGGTTTGCCCTCATCCTGTGCCAACGCCTGGTTACCTGA